The following DNA comes from Mustela nigripes isolate SB6536 chromosome 15, MUSNIG.SB6536, whole genome shotgun sequence.
CGCCTGGCCCCACCAGTGGGGCTCATTGTCAGCCACCTGCCCTTCGGCCCCACTGCTTACTTCACACTGTGCAATGTGGTCATGCGCCATGACATTCCTGACCTGGGCACCGTGTCCGAAGCCAAGCCTCATCTCATCATGCATGGCTTCTCCTCCCGACTAGGCAAGCGGGTGAGTCTGAGTCCatggggtgagggctgggggcagggggtttcAGGCTGGGCATTTGCCACTTGCCTTCCCTCTGACCCAGGTCTCTGACATACTCCGTTACCTGTTCCCCGTGCCCAAGGATGACAGCCACCGTGTCATCACCTTCGCAAACAAAGATGACTATATCTCCTTCCGGTAGGTCCATGGGCTGGCCTCAGAATGGCATCCTGACCTTTGTGTTCCACTGCTGTTTGTTATTGGCTCACATCTGCTCACTGTCTTCTCTCACCCCTACCTTATCTCCCCTTGCCTCCAGGCACCACGTATATAGGAAGACCAACCACCGCAGTGTGGAACTGACAGAGGTTGGACCTCGCTTTGAACTGAAGTGTGAGTTTGGGGCTTAATTCCACTTCTTATGGTGGTGGTGTGCTGGCGGTGTAGGTGACAATGTACCCATCTACACCTCCCAGTGTACATGATCCGCCTGGGCACGCTGGAACACGAGGCCACAGCAGATGTGGAGTGGCGCTGGCACCCATACACCAACACCGCACGCAAGAAGGTCTTTCTGAGTGCTGAGTGAACCCACTTGCTGGTCAGGACGTGGACCTGGACCCAGGACTTGGGGAGGGGTCAGAATAAAGTCTGTGTGCCACACCACCCCATTTGCTTCTGTGTGGTCAGGACAAACCCACCGTTGGGCTGCATGTGAGGGACAGTTTCTACTGGGTCTTCTTACTTGGGGAGCTGACAGCTCAAGGAC
Coding sequences within:
- the IMP4 gene encoding U3 small nucleolar ribonucleoprotein protein IMP4 isoform X1; translated protein: MLRREARLRREYLYRKAREESQRAAQDRKEKVRRALEENRLIPTELRREALTLQGSLEFDDAGGEGVTNHVDDEYRWAGVEDPKVMITTSRDPSSRLKMFAKELKLVFPGAQRMNRGRHEVGALVRACKANGVTDLLVVHEHRGTPVGLIVSHLPFGPTAYFTLCNVVMRHDIPDLGTVSEAKPHLIMHGFSSRLGKRVSDILRYLFPVPKDDSHRVITFANKDDYISFRHHVYRKTNHRSVELTEVGPRFELKLYMIRLGTLEHEATADVEWRWHPYTNTARKKVFLSAE